A single genomic interval of Helianthus annuus cultivar XRQ/B chromosome 13, HanXRQr2.0-SUNRISE, whole genome shotgun sequence harbors:
- the LOC110901541 gene encoding protein ALP1-like, which yields MSRRLFLRITDDLAQSDPFFTLRYDARGQRGFTTLQKCTSAIRQLAYGYAPDALEEYLRMSERTARECLHRFCEWIVKLYSKKYLRKPNANDVQKLYQAQEQRHGFPGILKSIDCMHWLWQNCPTAWQDQYTQGDHGHRTIIPEVAASQDLWIWHAFFGLPSSLNDLNIIYQSQIFDDVVAGTGPNTSFTVSGVEYRRGYYLADGIYPTYSTIVKIIPHPTDDKRKKFAKFQKGARKDFERCFGVLQKKWHIIEHPARSATPKRLRHIMYACILLHNIIIEDGGRAICEYDENASNGNFVPVSLEQQDLNGFSLRNEYTHQNLQTDLVEYI from the coding sequence ATGAGTCGTCGACTTTTTTTACGTATCACAGACGACTTGgcccagtctgatccgtttttCACACTGCGATACGACGCTAGGGGCCAAAGGGGATTCACTActttacaaaaatgtacgtcggccattcgccaactggcATATGGGTACGCACCCGATGCGTTGGAGGAGTATTTAAGGATGTCCGAAAGAACCGCACGTGAATGTTTGCACAGGTTTTGTGAATGGATCGTCAAATTATATAGCAAGAAATACCTGCGAAAACCAAACGcaaacgacgttcaaaaattatatcaagcacaGGAACAAAGACATGGTTTTCCAGGAATTCTCAagagcattgattgcatgcatTGGCTGTGGCAGAACTGCCCTACTGCTTGGCAAGATCAGTATACTCAGGGAGATCATGGTCATCGCACTATAATTCCAGAGGTTGCtgcgtcacaggatctctggatctggcatgctttttttggtctacctAGTTCACTTAATGACCTTAACATCATCTACCAGTCACAGATATTTGACGATGTAGTGGCGGGAACAGGTCCAAACACCAGTTTTACggtttcgggggtggaatacaggcGGGGTTACTACCTTGCAGATGGAATATACCCAACGTACTCTACAATCGTTAAAATTATTCCGCACCCGACAGACGATAAAAGAAAGAAATTTGCGAAGTTTCAAAAGGGTGCGAGAAAAGATTTTGAACggtgttttggggttctacaAAAAAAATGGCATATCATTGAACATCCAGCACGTTCTGCTACACCAAAGAGAttacgacacattatgtacgcttgtatctTGCTTCATAACATTATCATTGAAGACGGAGGTAGAGCGATATGTGAgtacgacgaaaacgcgtctaACGGGAATTTTGTTCCAGTTAGTTTGGAACAACAAGATTTAAACGGATTCTCTCTACGTAACGAATACACACATCAAAACCTACAAAcggacttggtggagtacatttgA